CACCTCTTGCCGCGCCGGATACCTTGCATCCCGGCTTCTTCATCAACCGCTCAACGGTGCAACGGGCAAGGGCAATGCCAATGCCTTCTCGCAACAATTGTCGCCATATTTTGCGAGTACCATAAACGCAGAAATTGTCTTTCCAAACCCGTTGTATGTCGAGTTCCAATTTCATGTCACGCTTAATGCGTTCGGGCAATCGATCCGGATCCCGCTTGCGCCTTTTGTATTCATAATAATTCGACGGAGCAATCCGTATTTATCTACAGATTGGCTCGACTCCGTATGCCGCTTTGTTTCTATCGACAAATACCATCGTCATTCCGACCGGCGGTCGAGTTCGCCTGTGCGAAATAAGCCAATGCCTTACGCAATATCTCATTGGCCCGTTTGAGCTCACGATTTTCCCGTTCCAATTCCTTGAGCCGCTCACGATCCGATGTCGACAGTCCGCCTCGAATTCCCTGATCCGTCTCCGCTCTTCTTACCCATGTCCGCAACGTTTCCGCCATGCAGCCAATCTTCGACGCGATCGATTTGATTGCCGACTATTGTGATTCATGCTATTTCTGCTGCTCTAATACCAATCTAACCGCTCGTTTCCGTACTTCCAGTGAATAACTGATTTGATTCTTCATCTTCTCCTCCTC
This is a stretch of genomic DNA from Nitrosomonas sp. sh817. It encodes these proteins:
- a CDS encoding IS3 family transposase, producing MPERIKRDMKLELDIQRVWKDNFCVYGTRKIWRQLLREGIGIALARCTVERLMKKPGCKVSGAARGAGQPSQMTYLPVQPTKSIGNL
- a CDS encoding transposase; the protein is MAETLRTWVRRAETDQGIRGGLSTSDRERLKELERENRELKRANEILRKALAYFAQANSTAGRNDDGICR